A part of Streptomyces sp. NBC_01235 genomic DNA contains:
- a CDS encoding ABC transporter permease: protein MAVALEKSAPLAGVRKVSRRTVVAAILAAWLLLFVIFRGKQTLTLAAADLTDLHRWFNDVNDSIGADRNSNPLFLYFFNEIRLVIDNLVTFIQHLISQPSAGRPLPQIGWLGVVGVVGYVSWAVGNWRVALLAVAGFTFLGLQGLWQESMDTLSLTLSAVFVALLFAIPLGVWAGLSDRVNRIVTPFLDFMQTMPTFVYLAPLTLFFLIGGASATIATVVYAAPPAIRITAHAIRSVPETTVEAAESLGATRRQALLKVLLPMSKRTVVMGVNQSIMAALAMVTIAALIDAPGLGKTVVQALQSLDVGTAFNAGLAIVVMAIVLDRVTTAASARAETARRSKNRFLKWRRPLLGAGAAVTAVLLYMSHTYVWAAEFPGDGSLGSSIASAADTATTWVQDNLSGLTNAFRDGITNGLLNPFQSLLTDSPWWLVGAVLITLGAVLGGWRAGVTTAVCLGLLVGTGLWSDAMTTLASTLVATVLVMLLGIVLGVWMGRSPLVDRVLRPSLDAAQVMPPFVYLVPFLALFGATRFTAIVAAIVYAAPVAIKIIADGVRAVPATTVEAATSAGCNTWQIITKVQLPMSRSALTLATNQGLIYVLSMVVVGGLVGAGALGYDVVAGFSQGQLYGKGLAAGLAIVLLGVMFDRITQAAARRVSA, encoded by the coding sequence ATGGCCGTGGCCCTGGAGAAGTCCGCACCGCTGGCCGGCGTACGCAAGGTCAGCCGGCGCACGGTGGTGGCCGCGATCCTGGCCGCCTGGCTGCTCCTGTTCGTCATCTTCCGCGGGAAGCAGACCCTGACCCTGGCGGCGGCCGACCTCACCGATCTGCACCGGTGGTTCAACGACGTCAACGACTCGATCGGCGCGGACCGCAACTCCAACCCGCTCTTCCTCTACTTCTTCAACGAGATCCGCCTGGTCATCGACAACCTGGTGACCTTCATCCAGCACCTGATCTCACAGCCCTCCGCCGGCCGCCCCCTGCCGCAGATCGGATGGCTCGGCGTCGTCGGCGTCGTGGGCTACGTCTCCTGGGCCGTGGGCAACTGGCGGGTCGCCCTGCTGGCCGTGGCGGGCTTCACCTTCCTGGGGCTGCAGGGTCTGTGGCAGGAGAGCATGGACACCCTGTCGCTCACCCTCTCCGCGGTCTTCGTGGCGCTGCTGTTCGCGATCCCTCTGGGCGTGTGGGCGGGGCTGTCCGACCGGGTCAACCGGATCGTGACGCCCTTCCTGGACTTCATGCAGACGATGCCGACCTTCGTCTACCTCGCCCCGCTGACCCTGTTCTTCCTCATCGGCGGCGCCTCCGCCACGATCGCCACCGTGGTCTACGCGGCGCCGCCGGCGATCCGCATCACCGCGCACGCCATCCGCTCCGTGCCGGAGACCACCGTCGAGGCGGCCGAGTCGCTGGGGGCGACACGGCGGCAGGCACTGCTGAAGGTCCTGCTGCCCATGTCCAAGCGGACCGTGGTGATGGGCGTCAACCAGTCGATCATGGCCGCCCTGGCCATGGTGACCATCGCGGCCCTGATCGACGCGCCCGGCCTCGGCAAGACCGTCGTCCAGGCTCTGCAGTCGCTCGACGTGGGAACGGCCTTCAACGCGGGGCTCGCCATCGTCGTCATGGCGATCGTCCTCGACCGGGTCACCACCGCGGCCAGCGCCCGTGCGGAGACGGCCCGGCGCTCGAAGAACCGCTTCCTCAAGTGGCGCAGGCCGCTGCTCGGCGCGGGCGCGGCGGTCACGGCGGTCCTCCTCTACATGTCGCACACCTATGTGTGGGCGGCGGAGTTCCCCGGCGACGGCAGCCTCGGCAGCTCCATCGCGAGCGCGGCGGACACCGCGACCACCTGGGTGCAGGACAACCTCTCGGGCCTCACCAACGCCTTCCGCGACGGCATCACCAACGGCCTGCTCAACCCGTTCCAGTCGCTGCTCACCGACTCCCCGTGGTGGCTGGTCGGCGCGGTGCTGATCACCCTGGGCGCTGTGCTCGGCGGCTGGCGGGCCGGGGTCACCACGGCCGTCTGCCTGGGCCTGCTGGTCGGTACCGGCCTGTGGTCGGACGCCATGACGACGCTGGCGTCGACCCTGGTGGCGACGGTGCTGGTCATGCTGCTCGGCATCGTCCTCGGCGTGTGGATGGGGCGCAGCCCGCTCGTGGACCGGGTGCTGCGGCCCTCCCTGGACGCGGCACAGGTCATGCCGCCGTTCGTCTACCTCGTGCCGTTCCTGGCGCTGTTCGGCGCGACCCGCTTCACGGCCATCGTCGCCGCGATCGTCTACGCGGCTCCGGTCGCCATCAAGATCATCGCGGATGGGGTCAGGGCGGTCCCCGCGACCACCGTCGAGGCGGCCACCTCCGCCGGGTGCAACACCTGGCAGATCATCACCAAGGTTCAGCTGCCGATGTCACGCAGCGCCCTGACGCTCGCCACCAACCAGGGCCTGATCTACGTGCTGTCGATGGTTGTTGTGGGCGGCCTGGTGGGAGCGGGCGCCCTCGGCTACGACGTCGTGGCCGGATTCTCGCAGGGGCAGCTGTACGGGAAGGGGCTTGCGGCGGGGCTCGCCATCGTCCTTCTCGGAGTCATGTTCGACCGGATCACTCAGGCAGCGGCGCGGCGCGTGAGCGCGTAA
- a CDS encoding aldehyde dehydrogenase family protein: MADLYVNGEWRDPVAGGLREIRCPADGTLSATVSEGTRPDTEAAIAAARRAFDEGPWPRTPERERGALLLRTADILERDAKDFARAESLDTGKRLVESEYDIADVVSCFRYYGGIAGTDAGRVIDTGRDDAVSRVVYEPIGVCGLITPWNYPLLQASWKVAPALAAGNTIVLKPSELTPSTSILLMKALEEAGLPAGAANLVLGAGPEVGAPLSEDAAVDMVSFTGGLETGKRIMATAAATVKKVALELGGKNPNVIFADADFETAVDFALTAVFLHSGQVCSAGARLIVEDSLHDRFVDEVVRRARQIRLGGPFDPEAETGALISEQHLTKVEAYVAAGIAEGAVLRCGGQRPDDPALANGHYYPPTVLDECTQDMRVVHEESFGPVLTVERFTDEEDAVRIANDTEYGLAGAVWTQDAGKAQRVAGRLRHGTVWINDYHPYVPQAEWGGFGHSGVGRELGPSGLDEYREPKHIWQNIQPRPQHWFRG; this comes from the coding sequence GTGGCAGACCTGTATGTGAACGGTGAATGGCGGGATCCGGTGGCCGGGGGCCTGAGGGAGATCCGCTGTCCCGCTGACGGCACGCTCTCTGCGACCGTATCGGAAGGGACGCGTCCCGACACCGAGGCGGCGATCGCCGCGGCCCGCCGCGCCTTCGACGAGGGTCCCTGGCCTCGCACCCCCGAGCGTGAGCGCGGCGCACTGCTGCTGCGCACCGCCGACATCCTCGAGCGCGACGCCAAGGATTTCGCCCGCGCCGAGTCGCTGGACACCGGCAAGCGGCTGGTGGAGAGCGAGTACGACATCGCCGACGTCGTCTCCTGCTTCCGCTACTACGGAGGGATCGCCGGCACCGACGCCGGCCGCGTGATCGACACCGGCCGCGACGACGCCGTCAGCCGTGTCGTCTACGAACCGATCGGCGTGTGCGGGCTGATCACCCCCTGGAACTACCCGCTCCTGCAGGCCAGTTGGAAAGTCGCCCCGGCCCTGGCCGCGGGCAACACGATCGTCCTCAAGCCCAGTGAGCTCACCCCCTCCACCTCGATCCTGCTGATGAAGGCACTCGAGGAGGCCGGGCTCCCGGCCGGCGCCGCCAACCTCGTCCTGGGCGCCGGGCCCGAGGTGGGCGCACCGCTGTCCGAGGACGCGGCCGTCGACATGGTCTCCTTCACCGGCGGGCTGGAAACGGGCAAGCGGATCATGGCCACCGCAGCGGCGACCGTGAAGAAGGTCGCGCTGGAGCTCGGCGGCAAGAACCCCAACGTGATCTTCGCCGACGCCGACTTCGAGACGGCCGTGGACTTCGCTCTCACGGCCGTCTTCCTGCACTCGGGGCAGGTCTGCTCGGCCGGCGCCCGGCTGATCGTCGAGGACTCCCTGCACGACCGCTTCGTCGACGAGGTCGTCCGCCGCGCCCGGCAGATCCGCCTGGGCGGCCCCTTCGACCCCGAGGCCGAGACCGGAGCGCTGATCTCCGAGCAGCACCTGACGAAGGTCGAGGCGTACGTCGCCGCGGGGATCGCCGAGGGCGCCGTCCTGCGCTGCGGCGGGCAGCGGCCCGACGACCCCGCCCTCGCGAACGGCCACTACTACCCGCCGACCGTGCTCGACGAGTGCACGCAGGACATGCGCGTGGTGCACGAGGAGTCCTTCGGACCCGTGCTGACCGTCGAGCGCTTCACCGACGAGGAGGACGCCGTACGCATCGCCAACGACACCGAGTACGGACTCGCCGGAGCCGTGTGGACCCAGGACGCCGGAAAGGCCCAGCGGGTCGCCGGGCGGCTGCGCCACGGCACGGTGTGGATCAACGACTACCACCCCTATGTGCCGCAAGCCGAATGGGGTGGCTTCGGGCACTCGGGCGTGGGCCGGGAACTGGGACCGAGCGGCCTGGACGAATACCGAGAGCCCAAGCACATCTGGCAGAACATCCAACCCCGGCCGCAGCACTGGTTCCGCGGCTGA
- a CDS encoding 5,10-methylenetetrahydrofolate reductase: protein MGAEGLRTLLSSVRYEVLPAKATEDKVLAHVPSDVVVTVTASPVKGLEPTLDLTTRLAAHGYRVVPHVPARLLRDEVHLKEVVERLREAGVDDVFVPAGDADPPAGAYDGALPVLRRLSELGRPFARVGVTGYPESHPLIHDDLTIQAMWDKREHATYIVSNLCFDPRVLGEWIARIRRRDITLPVHLGVAGPVQRAKLLAMATKIGVGESTRFLTKHASWFLRFATPGGYSPDRLLTRAEEAVTAPSAGVAGLHLFTFNQIAETEAWRCAALERLGG from the coding sequence TTGGGTGCCGAAGGGCTCCGGACGCTGCTCAGCAGCGTCCGCTACGAGGTGCTGCCCGCGAAGGCGACCGAGGACAAGGTCCTCGCCCATGTTCCGAGCGACGTCGTGGTCACGGTCACGGCGTCGCCGGTCAAGGGCCTGGAACCGACCCTCGATCTCACCACCCGGCTCGCGGCGCACGGTTACCGCGTCGTCCCGCACGTGCCCGCGCGGCTGCTGCGCGACGAGGTGCACCTGAAGGAGGTCGTCGAGCGGCTGCGCGAGGCGGGCGTGGACGACGTCTTCGTCCCGGCGGGCGACGCCGACCCGCCGGCCGGCGCCTACGACGGTGCGCTGCCGGTGCTGCGCAGGCTGAGCGAGCTGGGCAGGCCCTTCGCCCGCGTCGGGGTCACCGGTTATCCCGAGAGCCATCCGCTCATCCACGACGACCTCACCATCCAGGCGATGTGGGACAAGCGCGAGCACGCCACGTACATCGTGAGCAACCTCTGCTTCGACCCGCGGGTGCTGGGGGAGTGGATCGCCCGGATCCGGCGCCGGGACATCACCCTGCCCGTCCACCTGGGCGTCGCGGGGCCGGTGCAGCGGGCGAAGCTGCTGGCGATGGCGACGAAGATCGGCGTGGGGGAGTCGACGCGGTTCCTGACGAAGCACGCGTCGTGGTTCCTGCGGTTCGCGACGCCTGGGGGTTACTCGCCCGACAGGCTGCTGACCCGCGCGGAGGAGGCCGTCACGGCGCCTTCGGCGGGGGTGGCGGGCCTGCACCTGTTCACCTTCAACCAGATCGCCGAGACGGAGGCGTGGCGCTGCGCCGCGCTGGAGCGGCTCGGCGGCTGA
- a CDS encoding GcvT family protein: MAGPRVVIIGAGVVGAALADEISARGWTEVTVVDQGPLPATGGSTSHAPGLVFQTNSSKTMTELARYTVEKFCSLDVDGKPCFLQVGGLEVATTPERLAELHRRHGWITAWGIEARLLSADECVEQHPLVNRDRILGGLLIPTDGLAKAVLAVEAQIRRATERGVTFLARHEVLDVQQSEGRVTGVLTDQGELAADIVVCCAGIWGPKIARMAGMNLPLTPLAHQLAWTGPVPALAGQTEEAVRPILRHQDADLYYRDRFDGIGIGYYGHRPMPVSADDILSVDEADRMPSVLEFTEEDFEDAWTETRSLLPATAEAKVEEGINGLFSFTTDNFPLLGESPDVKGFWVAEAVWVTHSAGVGRAMAEWLVDGHCSSFDLHECDVNRFEPHQLSPEYVLARDCQNFVEVYDILHPLQPSGDPRPIRTSPFHARQQEHGAFFLEASGWERPQWYEANAGLVEGRSIPTPNDWAAQFWSPIVGAEAQATRETVALYDMTALKRLEVSGPGAADFLEGLTTSKVAKSVGSVTYTLLLDHKGGIRSDVTVARLARDLFQVGANGNLDLDWLTRHLPADGTVQVRDITPGTCCIGLWGPLARKVLQPLTDEDFSGDGLKYFRAKRAHIGSVPVTAMRLSYVGELGWELYTTADQGQKLWDTLWRAARPLGGLIAGRGAFNSLRLEKGYRSFGTDMTYEHDPYEAGVGFAVKLDKGDFIGKAALERRKEAVRRKLTCLTIDDPRSVVMGKEPVFDGDRAVGYVTSAAYGYTIGKGIAYAWLPAELAVPGTTVHIGYFDRRVEAVVSEEPLFDPTMSRLRG; encoded by the coding sequence ATGGCGGGACCCCGAGTGGTGATCATCGGAGCGGGTGTCGTGGGAGCGGCGCTCGCGGACGAGATCTCCGCGCGCGGCTGGACCGAAGTGACCGTGGTCGACCAGGGCCCGCTCCCCGCGACCGGGGGCTCCACGTCGCACGCCCCGGGCCTGGTCTTCCAGACGAACTCCTCCAAGACCATGACCGAGCTGGCCCGCTACACCGTCGAGAAGTTCTGCTCCCTCGACGTCGACGGCAAGCCCTGTTTCCTGCAGGTCGGCGGCCTCGAAGTGGCGACCACCCCCGAGCGCCTCGCGGAACTGCACCGCCGCCACGGCTGGATCACCGCCTGGGGCATCGAGGCCCGGCTGCTGAGCGCCGACGAGTGCGTCGAGCAGCACCCGCTGGTCAACCGGGACAGGATCCTCGGCGGCCTCCTGATACCGACGGACGGCCTCGCCAAGGCCGTCCTCGCCGTCGAGGCGCAGATCCGCCGGGCCACCGAGCGCGGCGTCACCTTCCTGGCCCGCCACGAGGTGCTCGACGTCCAGCAGAGCGAGGGCCGGGTGACCGGTGTCCTCACCGACCAGGGCGAGCTCGCGGCCGACATCGTGGTGTGCTGCGCCGGCATCTGGGGCCCGAAGATCGCCCGCATGGCCGGCATGAACCTCCCGCTGACCCCGCTCGCCCACCAGCTCGCCTGGACCGGACCGGTCCCGGCGCTCGCGGGCCAGACGGAGGAGGCGGTGCGGCCGATCCTGCGCCACCAGGACGCCGATCTCTACTACCGCGACCGCTTCGACGGCATCGGCATCGGCTACTACGGCCACCGCCCGATGCCCGTCTCGGCCGACGACATCCTCTCCGTCGACGAGGCCGACCGGATGCCGTCGGTCCTCGAGTTCACCGAGGAGGACTTCGAGGACGCCTGGACCGAGACCCGGTCGCTGCTCCCCGCGACCGCGGAGGCGAAGGTCGAGGAGGGCATCAACGGCCTGTTCTCCTTCACCACCGACAACTTCCCGCTCCTCGGCGAGTCCCCGGACGTCAAGGGCTTCTGGGTCGCGGAGGCGGTGTGGGTCACCCACTCCGCGGGCGTGGGCCGCGCCATGGCCGAATGGCTCGTCGACGGCCACTGCTCGTCCTTCGACCTGCACGAGTGCGACGTCAACCGCTTCGAGCCGCACCAGTTGTCCCCGGAGTACGTCCTGGCCCGCGACTGTCAGAACTTCGTCGAGGTCTACGACATCCTCCACCCCCTCCAGCCGTCGGGGGACCCGCGCCCGATCCGCACGAGCCCCTTCCACGCCCGCCAGCAGGAGCACGGCGCGTTCTTCCTGGAAGCGAGCGGCTGGGAGCGCCCCCAGTGGTACGAGGCCAACGCGGGGCTGGTCGAAGGCCGCAGCATTCCCACCCCCAACGACTGGGCCGCGCAGTTCTGGTCACCCATCGTCGGTGCCGAGGCACAGGCAACCCGTGAGACCGTCGCGCTGTACGACATGACGGCACTCAAGCGACTCGAGGTCAGCGGCCCGGGCGCCGCGGACTTCCTGGAGGGGCTCACCACCAGCAAGGTCGCCAAGTCGGTCGGCTCGGTGACGTACACCCTGCTCCTGGACCACAAGGGCGGCATCCGCAGCGACGTCACCGTCGCCCGCCTGGCCCGTGACCTCTTCCAGGTCGGCGCCAACGGCAACCTGGACCTCGACTGGCTCACCCGCCACCTCCCCGCCGACGGCACCGTCCAGGTGCGCGACATCACCCCCGGCACCTGCTGCATCGGCCTGTGGGGCCCGCTGGCCCGCAAGGTCCTGCAACCGCTGACGGACGAGGACTTCTCGGGCGACGGCCTGAAGTACTTCCGCGCCAAGCGCGCCCACATCGGCTCGGTGCCCGTCACCGCGATGCGGCTGTCCTACGTCGGTGAGCTGGGCTGGGAGCTCTACACCACCGCCGACCAGGGCCAGAAGCTGTGGGACACCCTGTGGCGGGCGGCCAGGCCCCTCGGCGGGCTCATCGCCGGACGTGGCGCCTTCAACAGCCTCCGCCTGGAGAAGGGCTACCGCTCCTTCGGCACCGACATGACCTACGAGCACGATCCCTACGAGGCCGGCGTCGGCTTCGCCGTCAAGCTCGACAAGGGCGACTTCATCGGCAAAGCCGCCCTGGAGCGCCGCAAGGAAGCCGTGCGGCGCAAGCTGACCTGCCTCACCATCGACGACCCGCGGTCGGTCGTGATGGGCAAGGAGCCCGTGTTCGACGGTGACCGTGCGGTCGGGTACGTCACGAGTGCGGCCTACGGCTACACGATCGGTAAGGGGATCGCGTACGCATGGCTCCCCGCGGAGCTCGCCGTCCCCGGGACGACGGTCCACATCGGCTACTTCGACCGGCGCGTCGAGGCGGTCGTGAGCGAGGAGCCCCTTTTCGACCCCACGATGTCCCGTCTTCGTGGGTGA
- the purU gene encoding formyltetrahydrofolate deformylase: MSPRPQPGREYVLTLSCPDSAGLVHAVSGFLVRNSGNILESQQFDDRLQGRFFMRVHFDVSDPNADLQTLRYRFGPVAEAYRISWTLWDASTPTRTLIMVSKFGHCLNDLLFRRRTGALNIEIPAIVSNHRDFEGLAETYGIPFHHVPVTRDTKAEAEARLLELVRELDIDLVVLARYMQILSDDLCKQLEGRAINIHHSFLPSFKGARPYEQAYDRGVKLVGATAHYVTPDLDEGQIIEQDVVRVDHSLDPGELVTVGRDVEAQVLAHAVKWHSESRVMVYGNRTVVFR; this comes from the coding sequence GTGTCCCCTAGACCGCAACCTGGCCGTGAGTACGTCCTCACTCTCTCGTGTCCCGACAGCGCGGGACTGGTCCACGCCGTGAGCGGCTTTCTCGTCAGGAACTCCGGCAACATCCTGGAGAGCCAGCAGTTCGATGATCGACTCCAGGGCCGTTTCTTCATGAGGGTCCACTTCGACGTTTCCGATCCAAACGCGGATCTGCAAACTCTGCGTTACCGGTTCGGTCCCGTCGCCGAGGCCTACCGGATCTCCTGGACCCTGTGGGACGCCTCGACGCCCACCCGGACGCTCATCATGGTGTCCAAGTTCGGGCACTGCCTCAACGATCTGCTCTTCCGCCGGCGCACCGGGGCCCTCAACATCGAGATCCCCGCGATCGTCTCCAACCACAGGGACTTCGAGGGGCTGGCGGAGACCTACGGCATCCCCTTCCACCACGTCCCGGTGACCAGGGACACCAAGGCCGAGGCCGAGGCGCGCCTCCTTGAGCTGGTGCGGGAGCTGGACATCGACCTGGTGGTGCTGGCCCGCTACATGCAGATCCTCTCCGACGACCTGTGCAAGCAGCTCGAGGGCCGCGCCATCAACATCCACCACTCCTTCCTCCCCAGTTTCAAGGGCGCGCGCCCCTACGAGCAGGCCTACGACCGCGGGGTGAAGCTCGTCGGGGCGACGGCGCACTATGTGACACCGGACCTGGACGAGGGGCAGATCATCGAGCAGGACGTGGTCAGGGTGGACCACTCGCTCGACCCCGGTGAGCTGGTCACGGTCGGGCGGGACGTGGAGGCACAGGTACTCGCGCACGCGGTGAAGTGGCACAGCGAGAGCCGCGTCATGGTGTACGGCAACCGCACGGTGGTCTTCCGCTGA
- a CDS encoding bifunctional methylenetetrahydrofolate dehydrogenase/methenyltetrahydrofolate cyclohydrolase produces the protein MTAQLLDGKATAADIRRELAERVAKSTATGERPPGLGTVLVGDDPGSHAYVAGKHRDCAQVGVASLRRELPADATQQQVEAVIDELNADPACTGYIVQLPLPRHLDANAVLERMDPAKDADGLHPVNLGRLTLGVDAPLPCTPRGIVELLRRYEVPIAGARVCVVGRGITVGRPIGLLLTRRSENATVTLCHTGTKGLAWHVREADIVVAAAGSPGLITKDMLRPGAAVLDVGITRTDHGLVGDIHPDAAQVAGWLAPMPGGVGPMTRAMLLANVVEAAERNANTV, from the coding sequence GTGACCGCACAGCTGCTTGACGGCAAGGCGACCGCCGCCGACATCCGTCGCGAACTCGCCGAGCGCGTGGCCAAGTCGACCGCGACCGGCGAACGCCCCCCGGGGCTCGGCACCGTCCTCGTCGGCGACGACCCGGGCAGCCACGCCTACGTCGCCGGCAAGCACCGCGACTGCGCCCAGGTGGGCGTCGCCTCCCTGCGCCGCGAACTGCCCGCCGACGCCACCCAGCAGCAGGTCGAGGCCGTCATCGACGAACTCAACGCCGACCCGGCCTGCACCGGCTACATCGTCCAGCTCCCGCTCCCGCGCCACCTGGACGCCAACGCCGTACTGGAACGCATGGACCCGGCCAAGGACGCCGACGGGCTGCACCCCGTCAACCTCGGCCGGCTCACCCTGGGCGTCGACGCCCCGCTGCCGTGTACCCCACGCGGCATCGTCGAACTGCTCCGCCGGTACGAGGTGCCGATCGCCGGGGCACGCGTGTGCGTGGTCGGGCGCGGCATCACCGTCGGACGGCCCATCGGACTGCTGCTCACCCGCAGGTCCGAGAACGCCACCGTCACCCTCTGCCACACCGGCACCAAGGGTCTGGCCTGGCATGTGCGCGAGGCGGACATCGTCGTCGCGGCGGCCGGCTCGCCCGGACTGATCACCAAGGACATGCTGCGCCCCGGCGCGGCGGTCCTGGACGTCGGCATCACCCGCACCGACCACGGGCTCGTGGGCGACATACATCCGGACGCCGCCCAGGTCGCCGGATGGCTCGCGCCGATGCCCGGGGGAGTGGGACCCATGACCCGGGCGATGCTGCTCGCCAACGTCGTCGAGGCCGCCGAGAGGAACGCGAACACCGTATGA
- a CDS encoding ABC transporter substrate-binding protein, with protein sequence MATQVRQWRVGAAGMAVLGLTLTACGGAKVGDSSSASDSSGKCGTFNLAVNPWVGYEADAAVVAYVAQNDLGCTVKKKDLKEEIAWQGFGTGEVDAVLENWGHDDLKKKYITQQKTAVAAGSTGNKGIIGWYVPPWLAKAHPDIADWKNLDKYASNFKTSESGGKGQLLDGDPSYVTNDEALVKNLKLDFKVVYAGSETALIQSFRKAEKNKEWVIGYFYEPQWFLSEVPLVKVDLPKYTAGCDADAAKIACDYPVYDLDKIVSAKFAKSGSPAYDLVKNFNWTNDDQNTVAKYIAVDKMSPDAAAKKWVEANRAKVDAWLK encoded by the coding sequence ATGGCAACACAGGTACGACAGTGGAGAGTCGGCGCGGCCGGCATGGCCGTTCTCGGGCTCACCCTCACCGCCTGCGGCGGTGCGAAGGTCGGTGACAGCTCCTCGGCTTCGGACAGCTCGGGCAAGTGCGGCACCTTCAATCTCGCCGTCAACCCGTGGGTGGGCTACGAGGCGGACGCGGCGGTCGTCGCGTACGTCGCGCAGAACGACCTCGGCTGCACGGTCAAGAAGAAGGACCTGAAGGAAGAGATCGCCTGGCAGGGCTTCGGGACGGGCGAGGTTGACGCCGTCCTGGAGAACTGGGGCCACGACGACCTGAAGAAGAAGTACATCACCCAGCAGAAGACCGCCGTGGCCGCCGGCTCGACCGGCAACAAGGGCATCATCGGCTGGTACGTGCCGCCGTGGCTGGCCAAGGCGCACCCGGACATCGCCGACTGGAAGAACCTGGACAAGTACGCGTCCAACTTCAAGACCTCCGAGTCCGGCGGCAAGGGTCAGCTGCTGGACGGCGACCCGTCGTACGTCACCAACGACGAGGCACTGGTGAAGAACCTGAAACTGGACTTCAAGGTGGTGTACGCGGGCAGCGAGACCGCGCTCATCCAGTCCTTCCGGAAGGCCGAGAAGAACAAGGAATGGGTGATCGGCTACTTCTACGAGCCGCAGTGGTTCCTGTCCGAGGTGCCGTTGGTCAAGGTTGATCTGCCCAAGTACACGGCCGGGTGCGACGCCGACGCGGCGAAGATCGCCTGTGACTACCCCGTCTACGACCTCGACAAGATCGTCAGCGCGAAGTTCGCGAAATCCGGCAGTCCGGCCTACGACCTGGTGAAGAACTTCAACTGGACGAACGACGACCAGAACACCGTGGCCAAGTACATCGCGGTGGACAAGATGTCGCCCGACGCGGCGGCCAAGAAGTGGGTGGAGGCCAACCGCGCCAAGGTCGACGCCTGGCTCAAGTAG
- a CDS encoding quaternary amine ABC transporter ATP-binding protein → MTPTQTEVPQRRGAPQDSDGTPVISVRRLWKVFGPKADRVPESEELCGLTRRELMDRTGCTAAVRDVNFDVRKGEVFVVMGLSGSGKSTLVRCLTRLIEPTAGELVFEGEDIREADAKRLRDLRRRKFSMVFQHFGLLPHRRVVDNVAFGLEICGMSRAERIKQAMEIVELVGLAGYENSYPDQLSGGMQQRVGLARALAGNPDVLFFDEPFSALDPLIRRDMQNEVIRLHHEVGKTMVFITHDLSEALKLGDRILIMRDGKMVQCGTGDELVGAPADDYVREFVKDVPRGDVLTLRWIMRPPADGDALDGPELGPDVVVKEATRAVLAADKPVKVVQDGKLLGIVGDEEILAVVAGHEGGA, encoded by the coding sequence ATGACCCCAACACAGACCGAGGTGCCGCAGCGGCGCGGCGCGCCCCAGGATTCCGACGGTACTCCGGTCATATCCGTGCGCCGGCTGTGGAAGGTGTTCGGGCCCAAGGCCGACCGGGTTCCGGAGTCCGAGGAACTGTGCGGCCTCACCCGCCGTGAGCTCATGGACCGTACCGGCTGCACCGCCGCCGTACGTGACGTGAACTTCGACGTCCGCAAGGGCGAGGTGTTCGTCGTCATGGGGCTGTCCGGCTCCGGCAAGTCCACGCTGGTGCGATGTCTGACCCGACTGATCGAACCCACCGCCGGTGAGCTCGTCTTCGAGGGGGAGGACATCCGCGAGGCGGATGCCAAACGCCTGCGCGACCTGCGGCGCCGCAAGTTCTCCATGGTCTTCCAGCACTTCGGGCTGCTGCCCCACCGTCGCGTCGTCGACAACGTGGCCTTCGGCCTGGAGATCTGCGGTATGAGCAGGGCCGAACGCATCAAACAGGCCATGGAGATCGTCGAACTGGTCGGCCTCGCCGGCTACGAGAACTCCTACCCCGACCAGCTCTCGGGCGGTATGCAGCAGCGCGTCGGCCTCGCCCGGGCGCTGGCCGGCAATCCGGACGTGCTCTTCTTCGACGAGCCCTTCTCGGCCCTCGACCCGCTGATCCGCCGCGACATGCAGAACGAGGTCATCCGGCTGCACCACGAGGTCGGCAAGACGATGGTGTTCATCACCCACGACCTCTCCGAGGCGCTCAAGCTGGGCGACCGCATCCTCATCATGCGCGACGGCAAGATGGTCCAGTGCGGCACCGGCGACGAACTGGTCGGCGCCCCCGCCGACGACTACGTACGCGAATTCGTCAAGGACGTGCCGCGCGGCGACGTGCTCACCCTGCGGTGGATCATGCGCCCGCCGGCGGACGGCGACGCCCTGGACGGTCCCGAGCTGGGCCCGGACGTCGTGGTGAAGGAGGCCACCCGGGCGGTCCTGGCGGCCGACAAGCCGGTCAAGGTCGTTCAGGACGGCAAGCTGCTCGGCATCGTCGGCGACGAGGAGATCCTCGCGGTGGTCGCCGGGCACGAAGGCGGCGCGTGA